From the Agromyces laixinhei genome, the window TACGTCGAGATTCTCGGCCCGACGGAGGAGCTCAGCCGCCAGGTGTTCGCCGCGCCGACGTTCTATTACAAGACGGGCGTCGCGTTCCTGTCGTGGCTCAACGGGCACCAGTCCGCGTTCCAGATGGTCGGCGGGCTGCACTCCGCGCGCAGCCTTCCGCATCTGTCGCGCATCATCGAGCTCGCCAACGCCGCGCACGCGCTCGAGAAGCCCGAGCTCGCGGCGATCCGCTGGCACGCCATGCTCCGCCACAACGGCATTGGCGTCCCCGGAGTGCTCGCATGATCGTCGACCCTCGCCTGTCGATCAACCAGGCGACCATCAAGCACGCCGACCTCGCGACGGCGCTGCGCGTCACCGCCGAGGCGGGCGTGCAGGCGATCGGCCTGTGGCGCGAACCCGTGCAAGAGGTCGGCCTCGCGACGGCGGCGTCGATGCTGGCCGACTCGGGGCTGCGGTTCACCACCCACTGCCGGTCGGGCTTCTTCACCATGCCCGAGGGCGCGGCGCGCCGCGCCTCGATCGATGACAACCGCGTCGCCATCGAAGAGGCGGCAACCCTCGCCGCCGCCGGCGCGGAGGGGTCGACCGCGATCCTCGTGCTCGTCGCGGGCGGCCTGCCCGAGGGCTCCTGTGATCTGGTGGGCGCCCGCGAGCGCGTGCGCGACGCGATCGGCGAGCTGGCTCCGGATGCCTCGGTGGCAGGTGTCACCCTCGCCATCGAGCCGCTGCATCCCATGTACGCATCGGACCGCTGCGTCGTCTCGACGCTGGGGCAGGCGCTCGACATCGCCGCCGACTTCGAGCCGCATGTCGTCGGAGCCACCGTCGACACGTTCCACATCTGGTGGGATCCCGACATCCTGGCATCCATCGCCCGTGCCGGGCGCGAGGGACGCATCGCGACGTACCAGGTGTGCGACTGGAAGACCCCGCTGCCCGCGGACGTGCTCCTCAGCCGCCACTACCCGGGCGACGGCGTCGTCGACCTCGCGACGCTGACGGCAGCCGTCGAGGCCACCGGCTACGACCGCGACATCGAGGTCGAGATCTTCAACGAGGACATCTGGAACACGGAGCCCGGACAGGTCGTCCGGCGCACCGCGGCGACTTTCGGTGCGACCGTGTCACCCTCGCTCAGTAGTGTCGCAGACTCTCACTGATGAAGCAGACGATCATCACGATGGCGGCGGGCCGACGGAGCGCTTCATCTCCGACGCTGCACGACGTCGCGATGGCGGCGGACGTCTCTCTCGCCACGGCATCTCGAGTGTTGAACGGCTCGGCACGAAAGGTCGCCGATTCCTACCGTCAGCGTGTCGAAGCGGCGGCACAGCAGCTCGGCTACTCGGCGAACCTCTCGGCCCAGGCGACGGCGAAGGGAACCTCGGCGATCATCGCACTGCTCGTCGCCGATATCGCCGATCCGTACTTCGGACAGCTCGCATCCGGTGTCGGACGCGGCGCCGACGAGGCGGGCCTCGTGGTGACGATCGCGATGACGGCGCGCGACGCGGCGCGCGAGGTGCGTCTCGTCCGCGCCCTGCGTGGACAGCGGCCCCGGGGTGTGATCCTCGCCGCGTCGCGGAGCAACGAGACGTCGACCGCGGCGCTTCAGCACGAGATAGATGCGGTCACAGCCGCGGGGGGACGCGTGGTCGCTCTCGGCCCAGGTGCGGGTCTCACGGTGCGCTCCGTGCTCGTCGACAATCACGGAGGCGCACGCGAGCTCGGACTGGTGATGGCGAGTCGTGGCTATCGGTCGGCGATCATCCTCGCTGCATCCGAGGGCGTGCGTACCTCGGATGACCGCGTCGCCGGATTCACCGAAGGCTTCCTCGCCGGTGGCGGGGCGGTCGACCGGGTCTACCGCGACGGATTCACGCGAGAAGGGGGCCAGCGTCTCATGAGGGACGCGCTCGCCGACGGCGTGGAACCCGGCACGGTCGTCTTCGGCATCAGCGACGTCGTGGCGATCGGTGCGCTCTCCGTTCTGCGAGACGCGGGTCGCGCGGCCGTCGCGGTCGCCGGGTTCGACGACGTTCCCGCCAGCCGCGACGTGAGCCCGGCCCTCACGACGGTACGGGTTCCGCTCGAAGAGATCGGCTACCAGACCCTGCGTGCGGCCCTCGATGAGACGTGGCAACAGAACGACGGTGCGATCCGACTCGATGTGCTCGTGCGCGAGAGCACCCCCGAGCGATGAGCACGGCCGCCGGCACAGTCGTCTTCGCGCCCGACAGCTTCAAGGGCTCGATCGGCGCAGCGGATGCCGCCTCGGCACTCTCCGCGGGCTGGGCGTCTGTCCGGCCCGACGATCGCGTCGTGCTGCGACCCGTCGCCGACGGCGGCGAGGGCACGCTCGACGCGTTCGCGGCTGCCGTCGCGGGCGCCACTCGGATGCGGGTGAGCGTCACCGGACCCGACGGCACGCGGACGGATGCCTCGTGGCTCCGCCTTCCGCCGACGGAAGAGGCACCGGCTGGAACCGGAGTCGTCGAGCTCGCCTCGACGTCGGGCATCGAACTCCTCGGCGATCAGCGTCTGCCGTGGGACGCCGACACGACCGGGTTCGGGCAGGCGATCGCGGCCGCGCTGGACGCCGGCGTGTCACGGCTCGTGCTGGGGATCGGATCGTCGGCATCGACCGACGGTGGCACTGGCCTTCTCCGCGCACTCGGCGCCACCCTGACCGATCGCGACTCTCGGCCCATCGGTCGCGGCGCGCGAGGCCTTTCCGCCCTGATGCACGCCGACCTGACGGCGCTGCAACCGCCGCCCACGGGCGGCGTGATCGTACTGTCCGACGTCACCAACCCGCTCCTCGGCCCGCTCGGCGCCGCCACCGTGTTCGGGCCGCAGAAGGGCTTCACCCCCGACGACATCGCCGCCGTCGAGGATGGCCTCGGCCGCTTGGCGGGTCTGC encodes:
- a CDS encoding sugar phosphate isomerase/epimerase family protein, with the translated sequence MIVDPRLSINQATIKHADLATALRVTAEAGVQAIGLWREPVQEVGLATAASMLADSGLRFTTHCRSGFFTMPEGAARRASIDDNRVAIEEAATLAAAGAEGSTAILVLVAGGLPEGSCDLVGARERVRDAIGELAPDASVAGVTLAIEPLHPMYASDRCVVSTLGQALDIAADFEPHVVGATVDTFHIWWDPDILASIARAGREGRIATYQVCDWKTPLPADVLLSRHYPGDGVVDLATLTAAVEATGYDRDIEVEIFNEDIWNTEPGQVVRRTAATFGATVSPSLSSVADSH
- a CDS encoding LacI family DNA-binding transcriptional regulator is translated as MKQTIITMAAGRRSASSPTLHDVAMAADVSLATASRVLNGSARKVADSYRQRVEAAAQQLGYSANLSAQATAKGTSAIIALLVADIADPYFGQLASGVGRGADEAGLVVTIAMTARDAAREVRLVRALRGQRPRGVILAASRSNETSTAALQHEIDAVTAAGGRVVALGPGAGLTVRSVLVDNHGGARELGLVMASRGYRSAIILAASEGVRTSDDRVAGFTEGFLAGGGAVDRVYRDGFTREGGQRLMRDALADGVEPGTVVFGISDVVAIGALSVLRDAGRAAVAVAGFDDVPASRDVSPALTTVRVPLEEIGYQTLRAALDETWQQNDGAIRLDVLVRESTPER
- a CDS encoding glycerate kinase — translated: MSTAAGTVVFAPDSFKGSIGAADAASALSAGWASVRPDDRVVLRPVADGGEGTLDAFAAAVAGATRMRVSVTGPDGTRTDASWLRLPPTEEAPAGTGVVELASTSGIELLGDQRLPWDADTTGFGQAIAAALDAGVSRLVLGIGSSASTDGGTGLLRALGATLTDRDSRPIGRGARGLSALMHADLTALQPPPTGGVIVLSDVTNPLLGPLGAATVFGPQKGFTPDDIAAVEDGLGRLAGLLPADPRTPGAGAAGGSGLALLAWGAQLVPGAGAVAELVGLRDALAAASVVVTGEGSFDRQSAAGKAPAHVAEVAGSLGVRIALAAGRIAANADLSAFAAAVSLIDISGSLDAARTEPARWLREAGAVLARSCG